In the Persephonella hydrogeniphila genome, one interval contains:
- a CDS encoding bifunctional diguanylate cyclase/phosphodiesterase codes for MEKKSFFIIDKELNILYLNRYARNIYGNKTGEKCFRLLRKENKPCSICPVTSQENLVLFEKEKCINALNCKEKTLYKILRNLNEAAALSISEEDVLKKFCSVLSEELGNPYILVAIKDGKAIKPIECGGIENIEPVITEDIEIIHQPEGRYRSVACIPVYKKDRLFGIINLFSEKTEIFDTKDIYLFREIKKDIEASLNNLESIKESIVLKEAIEKSNEWVIITDKEGKIIYANKTVLEISGYTKEEILYRNLRVFKSGMHSKEFYKELWETILAGKEFEGTFINRRKDGNLFYLKQKIIPVKIDEKNFRFLAIGKDITEELRLAKENEYLRFYDQLTGLLNFEGFVKNISAYIEKSKRTSALIIIDISDFTYLNKVYGIEAGRIILKSVAKRIKNRFRKRDILGKTGSDEFAILLTDLKNKEDVFIIENKIRDIFEKNFNIKGKEIKIHFNAGISIYPDDAEDIHKLYENASLSLNNAKKEGADTVRFFNKDIEEKAKNILNSKILVEKAFRHNCFKLYYQPYFDAKDLSVAGFESLARIVDKKGNIYLPSYFIDYLENSPYIEQFTEWAFDQVSRKINRWGVPVSINISGKLFKNTKLINMIHKHSNRLKKFLILEITERVFIEDINRGNNLLKKLKFIPNLKISIDDFGTGYSAFSYIKDMDADIIKIDISFTKAVVKDKKSRAIVEGIIHITKSLGIKTVAEGVETKEQMEILRKMGVDYLQGFYLSKPVDEKEVEQKFIKHL; via the coding sequence TTGGAAAAAAAATCTTTTTTTATCATAGATAAAGAACTGAATATCCTTTATCTGAATAGGTATGCCAGAAATATATACGGGAACAAAACAGGAGAAAAATGTTTCAGATTACTCAGAAAAGAAAATAAACCGTGTAGTATTTGTCCTGTAACCAGTCAAGAGAATCTGGTACTTTTTGAGAAAGAAAAATGTATCAATGCCCTCAACTGCAAGGAAAAAACACTTTACAAAATCCTTAGAAATCTAAATGAAGCTGCTGCTTTATCTATAAGCGAAGAAGATGTACTGAAAAAGTTTTGTTCTGTACTGTCAGAAGAACTTGGAAATCCTTATATATTAGTTGCAATAAAAGATGGTAAAGCCATAAAACCAATAGAATGTGGTGGCATAGAAAATATAGAACCTGTGATAACAGAAGATATAGAAATAATCCATCAACCTGAAGGCAGATACAGATCAGTAGCCTGTATCCCTGTTTACAAAAAAGACAGACTTTTCGGGATTATAAATCTTTTCTCAGAGAAAACAGAAATTTTCGATACAAAAGATATTTATCTGTTCAGAGAGATAAAAAAAGATATAGAAGCCTCTCTAAACAATTTGGAAAGCATAAAAGAGAGTATTGTTTTGAAGGAGGCTATTGAAAAATCAAATGAGTGGGTGATTATCACAGATAAAGAAGGAAAGATAATATATGCAAACAAAACAGTACTTGAAATATCAGGATATACAAAGGAAGAGATTCTTTACAGGAATCTCAGGGTATTCAAATCAGGAATGCATTCTAAAGAGTTTTACAAAGAGCTATGGGAAACTATATTAGCAGGAAAGGAGTTTGAAGGAACATTTATAAACAGAAGAAAAGACGGAAATCTGTTTTATCTAAAACAAAAAATAATACCCGTAAAAATAGATGAAAAAAACTTTAGATTCTTAGCTATAGGAAAAGACATCACAGAAGAGTTAAGACTGGCAAAAGAAAATGAGTATCTCCGTTTTTACGACCAGCTTACAGGCTTACTGAACTTTGAAGGATTTGTAAAAAACATATCTGCTTATATAGAAAAATCCAAGAGAACATCAGCACTTATAATAATAGACATATCAGATTTTACATACCTGAACAAAGTCTACGGAATAGAAGCAGGTAGAATTATACTGAAATCTGTAGCTAAAAGGATAAAAAACCGTTTCAGAAAGAGGGATATTTTAGGTAAAACAGGTTCCGACGAGTTTGCTATTCTTCTGACAGACCTCAAAAATAAGGAGGATGTATTCATAATAGAGAATAAAATCAGAGATATATTTGAAAAAAACTTTAATATCAAAGGAAAAGAGATCAAAATTCATTTCAATGCAGGTATATCTATATACCCAGATGATGCAGAAGATATTCATAAATTGTACGAAAACGCATCTTTATCTCTAAACAATGCAAAAAAAGAAGGTGCAGACACTGTTAGATTTTTTAACAAAGATATTGAAGAAAAAGCAAAAAACATACTAAACTCAAAAATCCTTGTAGAAAAAGCTTTTAGACATAACTGCTTCAAGCTTTACTATCAGCCGTACTTTGATGCAAAAGATTTATCTGTTGCAGGTTTTGAATCACTCGCCCGTATCGTTGACAAAAAGGGAAATATATACCTTCCTTCCTATTTTATAGATTATCTTGAGAACTCCCCTTATATAGAACAGTTTACAGAATGGGCTTTTGATCAGGTCTCAAGAAAAATAAACAGATGGGGAGTCCCTGTATCTATCAATATATCTGGGAAGCTTTTTAAAAATACAAAACTAATAAATATGATCCATAAACATTCAAACCGGCTTAAAAAATTTTTAATATTAGAGATAACAGAAAGGGTTTTTATAGAAGATATAAACAGGGGAAACAATTTGCTCAAAAAGCTAAAATTCATACCTAATCTGAAGATATCCATTGATGATTTCGGTACAGGATACTCAGCTTTTTCATATATAAAAGATATGGACGCAGACATAATAAAAATAGATATCTCATTTACAAAGGCCGTAGTAAAAGACAAAAAATCAAGAGCCATAGTAGAAGGTATCATACATATAACAAAATCTTTAGGAATAAAAACCGTTGCAGAAGGAGTAGAAACAAAAGAACAGATGGAGATTTTAAGAAAAATGGGAGTTGATTACCTTCAGGGTTTTTACCTTTCAAAACCTGTTGATGAGAAAGAGGTAGAACAGAAATTTATAAAGCATCTCTGA
- the pstB gene encoding phosphate ABC transporter ATP-binding protein PstB yields MAESIKIRVKNFSFYYAKSEKPALKNINMPVYENRVTALIGPSGCGKTTLLRSFNRMHDLYPGNKYEGEIILDGQNILSDDIDLIELRSKVGMVFQKPTPFPMSIFDNVAYGLKLRGIKNRSELEGRVEKALKQAALWDEVKDRLKDSASGLSGGQQQRLVIARALAVEPEVLLFDEPTSALDPISTSKIEELVVSLRDTVTIIIVTHNMQQAARVSDYTAFMYMGELIEFDKTDIIFTSPKKKLTEDYVSGRFG; encoded by the coding sequence ATGGCTGAGAGCATAAAAATAAGAGTAAAAAATTTTTCCTTTTACTATGCAAAATCAGAAAAGCCTGCCCTGAAAAATATAAATATGCCTGTTTACGAAAACAGAGTTACTGCCCTTATAGGACCCTCAGGGTGTGGTAAAACAACTCTTCTCCGGTCTTTTAACAGAATGCATGATCTGTATCCGGGAAATAAATATGAAGGTGAGATAATTCTTGATGGACAAAATATACTTTCTGATGACATAGACCTGATAGAACTCAGATCAAAAGTAGGTATGGTTTTTCAGAAACCGACTCCATTTCCGATGTCTATATTTGATAATGTTGCTTATGGCCTGAAATTGAGAGGTATAAAAAATAGATCAGAGTTAGAAGGAAGAGTTGAAAAGGCTTTAAAACAGGCTGCTCTGTGGGACGAAGTAAAGGACAGATTAAAAGACTCAGCTTCAGGTCTTTCAGGGGGACAGCAGCAAAGACTTGTGATAGCAAGAGCTCTTGCAGTAGAACCTGAAGTTCTTCTATTTGATGAACCAACTTCAGCCCTTGATCCTATCTCCACCAGTAAGATTGAAGAGTTAGTTGTCTCTCTCAGGGATACAGTAACAATAATAATTGTTACCCATAACATGCAACAGGCAGCAAGGGTGTCAGATTACACAGCCTTTATGTACATGGGAGAGCTGATTGAATTTGACAAAACTGATATTATATTTACCTCACCTAAGAAAAAACTGACAGAAGATTACGTCAGTGGAAGATTTGGATAA
- the rimI gene encoding ribosomal protein S18-alanine N-acetyltransferase produces the protein MKIKKKDLRIADFRQEYLPQVEEILKENFQYPWSSQKILSSNSFSVKKVVIYENKILGFFSGEIIFSEGSITMIAVKKEFQNKGIGSFIMDWFIKLTKEKGVKDIWLEVSEKNKKAIRFYEKLGFIVENVRKNYYRDGSDALIMRLPVNAW, from the coding sequence ATGAAGATAAAGAAAAAGGATCTAAGGATAGCTGATTTTAGACAGGAGTATCTACCTCAAGTAGAAGAGATCCTCAAAGAGAACTTTCAGTATCCATGGTCTTCGCAGAAAATACTCTCATCAAACTCTTTTTCTGTAAAGAAAGTTGTTATATATGAAAATAAAATACTGGGATTTTTTTCGGGAGAGATAATATTTTCAGAAGGTTCAATCACTATGATAGCTGTAAAGAAGGAGTTCCAGAATAAGGGAATTGGAAGTTTTATTATGGACTGGTTTATAAAGCTCACTAAGGAGAAAGGAGTAAAAGATATATGGCTTGAAGTATCGGAAAAGAACAAAAAAGCTATCAGATTTTATGAGAAGCTTGGTTTTATTGTAGAAAATGTAAGAAAAAACTACTACAGAGATGGTTCAGATGCTCTTATTATGAGACTTCCCGTTAATGCATGGTAG
- the pstA gene encoding phosphate ABC transporter permease PstA, with the protein MDIKKKRKLKGYIALTLSTLAALSGLFWLVFIIFDVLRHGITALNLELFIEDPAPPGIPGGGLRNAFVGQLLITSAATIVGVPLGVLGGTFIAEYARGTKFAQIISILSDIMVSVPSIVVGTFIYAIMVKPFGHFSGWAGAAALAFIMIPVVLRTTEDMLKLVPWTLREAAFALGASYFRVIKDVVYRAAATGILTGIILAIARVAGETAPLLFTSFNNSYFTLNMNEPMASLTVTIFNYAMGPYEDWHEKAWAAAFVITVVILIVTILTRSLIHWRYKT; encoded by the coding sequence ATGGATATTAAAAAGAAAAGAAAACTAAAAGGATATATAGCTCTGACGCTCTCAACGCTTGCAGCTCTTTCAGGCCTATTCTGGCTTGTATTTATTATTTTTGACGTACTGAGGCACGGAATAACAGCACTAAACTTAGAACTTTTTATCGAAGATCCGGCTCCTCCAGGAATCCCGGGAGGAGGCTTGAGAAACGCTTTTGTAGGTCAACTTCTAATCACATCTGCTGCAACTATAGTTGGCGTACCCCTCGGTGTTTTAGGAGGTACCTTTATAGCTGAATATGCCCGTGGAACAAAATTTGCCCAGATAATAAGTATACTCTCAGACATAATGGTAAGTGTACCTTCTATTGTAGTAGGAACATTTATATATGCAATAATGGTAAAACCTTTTGGACATTTTTCAGGATGGGCAGGTGCGGCAGCTCTTGCCTTTATCATGATACCTGTTGTTTTACGAACCACTGAAGATATGCTCAAGCTTGTACCCTGGACATTGAGAGAAGCAGCATTTGCACTTGGAGCTTCTTATTTCAGGGTTATAAAGGATGTGGTTTACAGAGCAGCTGCTACAGGAATACTAACAGGTATTATACTTGCTATTGCCAGAGTGGCTGGAGAGACAGCACCTTTACTATTTACATCTTTTAACAACTCTTACTTCACACTTAACATGAATGAACCAATGGCTTCATTAACAGTTACCATATTTAACTATGCCATGGGTCCATACGAAGACTGGCATGAAAAAGCCTGGGCAGCAGCCTTTGTTATAACTGTTGTAATTCTCATTGTAACAATTCTGACGAGATCTCTAATTCACTGGAGGTATAAAACTTAA
- a CDS encoding DUF4416 family protein — protein MRKNTEAYLGFAVMWKEEKFLLHAEKSIKEEFSDFKEESEIFEPPFCSYYYEEMGKPLFKKFVITGTVMDKSKIVDIKKISMMIEDSLRINGKRTVNVDPFYIDKQQLVVSTSKYRGNRIYMGDGVFVELELFYHHGSFHPFVWTYADYKDHIPFFNRIRDAL, from the coding sequence GTGAGAAAAAACACTGAGGCTTATCTCGGATTTGCAGTTATGTGGAAGGAGGAGAAATTCCTCCTTCACGCAGAAAAGTCAATAAAAGAAGAATTCTCCGATTTTAAGGAAGAATCAGAAATTTTTGAGCCTCCTTTTTGTAGTTATTACTATGAAGAGATGGGAAAACCGTTATTTAAAAAATTTGTGATAACAGGTACCGTTATGGATAAATCAAAAATTGTTGATATTAAAAAAATCTCTATGATGATTGAGGATAGCCTGAGAATAAATGGGAAAAGAACTGTCAATGTAGATCCTTTTTATATAGATAAACAGCAGCTTGTTGTTTCTACATCAAAGTACAGAGGAAACAGGATATATATGGGAGATGGGGTTTTTGTTGAGCTTGAGCTTTTTTACCATCATGGTTCTTTCCATCCTTTTGTATGGACGTATGCAGACTACAAAGATCATATACCTTTTTTTAACAGAATCAGAGATGCTTTATAA
- the phoU gene encoding phosphate signaling complex protein PhoU translates to MLLKPRLEEIRDRLIKMAELADLMIENAVKAIIEHNPEYLKVVDELEPQVDQMEVENETLIITTIARFQPEAKYLRMLVMDLFVNRDLERIGDHAENIKEQAERILTKPKLKEYVDLPVMTEIVINMVRDAVRSLETLDTELAREVISRDDKVDALHEQIIREIYTYMVEDPKNIKVGIRLITVSSNLERVADIATNLAEEVIYMKEGKMLRHQNLEQDEE, encoded by the coding sequence ATGCTTTTAAAGCCAAGATTAGAAGAAATAAGAGACAGGCTGATAAAAATGGCTGAGCTGGCAGACCTTATGATTGAAAATGCTGTTAAAGCTATAATAGAGCATAATCCAGAATATCTGAAAGTTGTTGATGAGTTAGAACCTCAGGTAGACCAGATGGAGGTAGAAAATGAGACGCTTATCATAACAACAATTGCAAGATTTCAGCCTGAAGCAAAGTATCTCAGAATGCTGGTTATGGATCTGTTCGTAAACAGAGACCTTGAGAGGATAGGTGACCATGCTGAAAACATAAAAGAGCAGGCTGAAAGGATACTTACAAAACCAAAACTGAAAGAGTATGTAGACCTTCCTGTAATGACAGAGATTGTCATAAATATGGTAAGGGATGCTGTAAGGTCTCTTGAAACTCTTGATACAGAACTGGCAAGGGAAGTAATATCAAGGGACGACAAAGTAGATGCTCTTCATGAACAGATAATAAGGGAGATATACACATACATGGTCGAAGACCCTAAAAATATAAAAGTTGGCATAAGGCTTATCACTGTATCATCAAATCTTGAAAGGGTAGCTGATATAGCAACAAATCTTGCAGAAGAAGTAATATACATGAAAGAAGGGAAGATGCTCAGGCATCAGAATCTTGAGCAAGATGAAGAATAG
- the moaCB gene encoding bifunctional molybdenum cofactor biosynthesis protein MoaC/MoaB, translated as MGFKPVDVSGKFETIRTAKAEGKIYLSPESVQMIKENRVPKGDVLLASQMAGLLGTKRTADILPFCHNIMIDHVVVDTQLQEDGVYVTAEVKCVGRTGVEMEALTAVSAALLNVYDMLKAFDKNMIISDIKLVSKKGGKSDWAEDLSGLKCAVITLSDTCYKGEAEDRSGKTAIDIIENEFSGDVVHYKVLPDDKDMIVDELKSMTDKVDIIFTTGGTGFSQRDVTPEATKEVIRKEMIGFSEAMRIVGIKFTPKSLLSRGVCGILGDATLVVNLPGSTGGVKDNIRLVAPLLKHAIRMAKGEKKH; from the coding sequence ATGGGATTTAAGCCGGTAGATGTATCAGGAAAATTTGAGACTATAAGGACAGCTAAAGCTGAGGGAAAGATTTACCTTTCTCCTGAGTCTGTCCAGATGATAAAAGAAAACAGAGTTCCTAAAGGAGATGTGCTTCTCGCGTCACAGATGGCTGGACTCTTAGGTACGAAAAGAACTGCAGATATACTGCCTTTTTGCCATAACATTATGATAGACCATGTTGTTGTGGACACACAGCTACAGGAAGATGGAGTTTATGTAACGGCAGAAGTCAAGTGTGTAGGCAGAACAGGTGTTGAGATGGAAGCCCTTACAGCTGTATCAGCTGCTTTATTAAATGTTTACGATATGCTGAAGGCTTTTGACAAAAATATGATTATATCGGATATAAAGCTTGTGTCTAAAAAAGGTGGAAAATCAGACTGGGCAGAGGATCTATCAGGTCTTAAATGTGCTGTTATTACACTCAGTGATACCTGTTATAAAGGAGAGGCAGAGGACAGAAGCGGTAAGACAGCTATTGATATAATAGAGAACGAGTTTAGTGGGGATGTTGTTCATTATAAAGTTCTCCCAGATGATAAAGATATGATTGTTGATGAGCTAAAAAGTATGACAGATAAGGTAGATATTATATTTACAACAGGTGGAACAGGCTTTAGCCAGAGAGATGTTACCCCTGAAGCAACAAAAGAAGTTATAAGAAAAGAGATGATAGGCTTTTCAGAAGCTATGAGAATAGTTGGGATTAAATTCACACCTAAGTCTCTTCTGTCAAGGGGAGTTTGCGGTATATTAGGTGATGCTACTCTTGTGGTAAACCTTCCCGGTTCTACAGGAGGAGTAAAAGACAATATAAGACTTGTTGCTCCCCTCTTAAAACATGCAATAAGAATGGCAAAAGGTGAGAAAAAACACTGA
- a CDS encoding bifunctional 3,4-dihydroxy-2-butanone-4-phosphate synthase/GTP cyclohydrolase II, whose protein sequence is MEFRFNSIEEAIEDIKNGKMVIVVDDPDRENEGDLVMAAEKVTPDAINFMAKEGRGLICLSLTPERCKQLDIPLMTSNNTDPKGTAFCLSIDAHPKFGTTTGISAYDRAVTIKLAVSPDAQPSDFVRPGHIFPLRARPGGVLERTGHTEASVDLAKLAGLYPAGVICEIMKEDGTMARLPDLMKFAEKHNLKIITIADLVQYRLRSEKLVQREAEAYLPTKYGTFKIYGYRNTVDGSEHVALVMGDIKPDEPTLVRVHSECLTGDIFGSLRCDCQSQLHSALRTIANEGKGVLVYMRGHEGRGIGIINKIKAYKLQDEGYDTVEANHKLGFQADLRDFGTGAQILLDIGVRKMKLMTNNPRKIVALEGFGLEVVERVPIIIETNPYNKNYLKTKKVRLGHLIEELQGETCQLDYEDKEKGSKDS, encoded by the coding sequence ATGGAATTCAGGTTTAACAGTATTGAAGAGGCCATAGAGGATATAAAAAATGGGAAGATGGTTATAGTTGTTGATGATCCTGACAGGGAAAATGAAGGTGATCTTGTGATGGCTGCAGAAAAGGTAACACCTGATGCTATAAATTTTATGGCAAAGGAAGGAAGAGGATTAATATGCCTTTCCCTGACTCCAGAAAGATGTAAACAGCTTGATATTCCCCTTATGACATCTAACAATACAGACCCTAAAGGAACTGCTTTCTGTCTCTCTATAGATGCCCATCCGAAGTTTGGAACAACAACAGGTATATCAGCTTATGATAGAGCAGTAACAATAAAGCTTGCCGTCAGTCCAGATGCCCAGCCTTCTGATTTTGTCAGACCGGGGCATATCTTTCCATTAAGAGCAAGACCTGGAGGTGTTTTGGAAAGAACAGGTCATACAGAGGCATCTGTTGATCTTGCCAAACTTGCAGGTTTATATCCTGCAGGAGTTATATGTGAAATTATGAAGGAAGACGGAACTATGGCAAGGCTCCCTGACTTGATGAAATTTGCAGAGAAACACAATCTTAAGATAATAACAATTGCAGATCTTGTACAGTACAGATTAAGAAGTGAAAAGCTTGTTCAGAGAGAGGCAGAAGCATACCTGCCTACAAAATACGGGACATTCAAGATATACGGATATAGAAATACCGTTGATGGATCGGAGCATGTTGCCCTTGTTATGGGTGATATAAAGCCTGATGAGCCAACTCTGGTGAGGGTTCATTCAGAGTGCCTGACTGGTGATATATTTGGTTCATTAAGGTGCGACTGCCAGTCACAGCTCCATTCGGCTTTGAGAACAATAGCAAATGAGGGAAAAGGAGTTCTTGTTTATATGAGAGGTCATGAAGGAAGGGGAATCGGGATTATAAACAAGATAAAGGCGTATAAACTTCAGGATGAAGGATACGATACCGTTGAGGCAAACCACAAACTTGGATTTCAGGCAGATTTAAGAGACTTTGGCACAGGGGCACAGATTCTTCTTGATATTGGTGTGAGAAAGATGAAACTTATGACAAACAATCCGAGGAAAATTGTAGCCCTTGAAGGCTTTGGACTTGAGGTTGTAGAAAGAGTTCCGATAATAATAGAGACAAATCCGTACAATAAAAACTACTTAAAAACTAAAAAAGTGAGACTGGGGCATCTTATAGAGGAGCTTCAGGGAGAAACATGTCAGCTTGATTATGAAGATAAAGAAAAAGGATCTAAGGATAGCTGA
- the hpt gene encoding hypoxanthine phosphoribosyltransferase gives MEIKGRKAEILIPERKIKDKVKELGKKISKDFEGKELLVVGILKGSFIFMADLVREIKGKVYIDFMQVSSYHTEMESSGEVIFVKDLSTDIKGKNVLIVDDIIDTGRTLEALVEALKQREPEVLKTCVLLDKKERREVDFDADYVGFVIPDKFVIGYGLDWAEEGRTLKDIYAVED, from the coding sequence ATGGAGATAAAAGGTAGAAAGGCAGAAATACTGATACCTGAAAGGAAGATAAAGGATAAGGTGAAGGAACTTGGTAAAAAAATATCAAAGGACTTTGAAGGTAAAGAACTGCTTGTAGTAGGTATCCTGAAAGGCTCTTTTATATTTATGGCTGATCTTGTGAGGGAGATCAAGGGGAAAGTGTATATAGATTTTATGCAGGTGTCTTCCTATCATACAGAGATGGAAAGTAGTGGAGAGGTTATCTTTGTAAAGGATTTATCTACAGATATTAAAGGGAAAAATGTACTGATAGTTGATGATATTATTGATACAGGAAGGACATTAGAAGCTCTTGTAGAAGCCCTGAAACAGAGAGAACCGGAAGTTCTAAAAACATGTGTTCTTCTTGATAAAAAAGAGAGAAGAGAAGTTGATTTTGATGCAGATTATGTAGGTTTTGTCATACCTGATAAATTTGTTATAGGATATGGTTTAGACTGGGCTGAAGAAGGTAGAACATTAAAAGATATATACGCAGTGGAGGATTGA
- the pstS gene encoding phosphate ABC transporter substrate-binding protein PstS produces the protein MKKIIAGVVAAGVISSAISGETINGAGATFPYPVYAAWAYMYYKESGIKLNYQSIGSGGGIRQIKNRTVDFGASDAPLKPEKLDEYKLYQFPAIIGGVVPVVNIPGIKAGQLRLDGDTLCHIYLGEIKYWDNEKIKNLNPSLNLPHKDIKVVHRSDGSGTTAIFTTYLASVCPDWQKKVGAGKAVKWPVGIGGKGNEGVANYVKRLKYSIGYVEFAYAKQNRLKHTLLKNKAGNFVAPSIQTFKNAGATAKFDPKKHFYLWMVNAPGKNAWPIAGASFILEAREKPEVNKKVNKFFKWAFEKGDKIAERLDYVPLPKELKEKIYQYWKKHGIYPQ, from the coding sequence ATGAAAAAGATAATCGCAGGTGTCGTAGCTGCCGGAGTAATATCTTCCGCTATTTCAGGTGAGACAATAAACGGAGCTGGAGCAACATTCCCTTACCCTGTATATGCTGCATGGGCTTACATGTACTACAAAGAATCAGGAATAAAGCTAAACTACCAGTCTATAGGATCAGGTGGCGGAATAAGACAAATAAAAAACAGAACAGTAGATTTTGGTGCCTCAGATGCTCCTTTAAAACCAGAAAAACTTGATGAGTATAAACTGTACCAGTTTCCAGCAATAATAGGAGGTGTTGTTCCCGTAGTAAACATTCCCGGTATAAAAGCCGGACAACTCAGGTTAGATGGAGATACATTGTGCCATATATACCTTGGGGAGATAAAGTACTGGGACAATGAAAAAATAAAAAATCTAAATCCTTCTTTAAATCTACCCCACAAAGATATTAAGGTAGTTCACAGATCAGATGGCTCTGGGACAACAGCAATATTTACAACATATCTTGCATCTGTATGTCCCGACTGGCAGAAAAAAGTGGGAGCAGGGAAGGCTGTAAAATGGCCTGTAGGAATAGGTGGAAAAGGAAACGAAGGGGTAGCCAACTATGTAAAAAGGCTCAAATACTCTATCGGTTATGTAGAGTTTGCTTATGCAAAACAAAACAGACTTAAACACACTCTACTGAAAAATAAAGCTGGAAATTTCGTAGCTCCTTCAATACAGACCTTTAAAAATGCAGGTGCTACGGCAAAATTTGATCCAAAAAAACATTTTTATCTGTGGATGGTAAATGCACCGGGGAAAAATGCATGGCCTATCGCAGGAGCTTCATTTATCTTAGAAGCAAGGGAAAAGCCTGAAGTAAACAAAAAAGTAAACAAGTTCTTCAAGTGGGCTTTTGAAAAGGGAGATAAGATAGCAGAAAGGCTCGATTATGTTCCACTTCCGAAGGAACTGAAAGAAAAGATATACCAATACTGGAAAAAACACGGAATATATCCACAGTAA
- the pstC gene encoding phosphate ABC transporter permease subunit PstC, giving the protein MKKIRNLPFADIVFGLISFSAAFTVLTLIFSTILVLYNESSLAIHKFGLLNFIFTVDWDPVREIFGAAASLYGTLVTTILALSIAIPVSIGIAIFLTEISPHLLKTPIGIAIEMLAAIPSIIYGMWGLFTLAPIMAEYIEPALQSAFGDIPVIGKLFEGTPMGVDLLTASIILSIMITPFIASISRDSFNLTPDLVKESAYALGATKWEVIKDIVIPYSKLGVYGGIVLALGRALGETMAVAFVLGNKHQITPSLLDAAATITVTLANEFTEADSDIYLSSLFYLALILFLLSFTVLAIAKYFLLKAEKHYQR; this is encoded by the coding sequence ATGAAAAAAATCCGTAATCTGCCTTTTGCAGATATAGTGTTCGGGCTTATATCCTTTTCAGCAGCATTCACAGTTTTAACCCTGATCTTTTCAACAATTCTTGTACTTTACAATGAATCTTCATTGGCTATTCATAAATTTGGGCTTTTGAACTTTATTTTTACTGTAGACTGGGATCCTGTAAGGGAAATATTCGGTGCAGCGGCAAGTTTATATGGAACTCTTGTAACTACAATCCTTGCACTTTCTATAGCAATCCCTGTGTCTATAGGAATTGCCATATTTCTTACTGAAATATCTCCACATCTCTTAAAAACCCCAATAGGTATTGCCATCGAGATGCTTGCAGCAATACCAAGTATCATATACGGTATGTGGGGACTTTTTACACTTGCTCCTATAATGGCTGAATACATAGAACCAGCCCTACAGTCTGCTTTTGGGGATATACCGGTAATAGGGAAACTATTTGAAGGAACTCCTATGGGAGTAGACCTTCTGACAGCCAGTATAATACTCAGCATTATGATAACACCTTTCATAGCAAGTATATCAAGAGATTCCTTTAATTTAACTCCTGATCTTGTTAAAGAATCTGCTTACGCTCTTGGAGCCACAAAATGGGAGGTAATAAAAGATATAGTTATTCCTTACTCAAAGCTGGGTGTGTATGGTGGAATAGTTCTGGCTCTCGGAAGAGCCCTCGGAGAAACAATGGCTGTAGCTTTTGTGCTGGGAAATAAACACCAGATAACTCCTTCTCTTTTAGATGCTGCTGCAACTATTACGGTAACACTGGCAAACGAGTTTACAGAAGCAGACTCTGATATATATCTTTCTTCGCTATTTTACCTCGCGTTAATACTTTTCTTATTAAGCTTTACTGTTCTTGCTATAGCAAAGTACTTTCTTTTAAAAGCAGAAAAACATTATCAAAGGTAA